The genome window GCCGCTGCTGTCATCTTGCAGATGATCAAGGATGGAAAAATTGCTGGCCGTGCCGTTCTCATTGCTGGACCTCCTAGGTATGCTTCCAATCGCCATTATCGTGCTGCGCGTATTGACACATATGAAGCACAGGAAAGACTGCCATCGCTATGGGTATGGCTCAGTCTCTAGGCCCCGATGTTCCTTTCACAACACTTGCCTCATCAGAAATCTTTTCGCTCGAAATGTCCAAGACCGAAGCCCTCACCCAAGCCTTCCGAAAGTCCATCGGTGTCCGGATAAAGGAGGAGAGCGAAATTATGGAGGGAGAAGTTGTTGAGATCCAGATCGACCGCAGCGTTACTGGGAGCGCAAAGCAGGGAAAGCTAACCATCAAGACCACCGACATGGAGGCAGTCTACGATATGGGTAGCAAGATGATCGACGCCATGACCAAGGAACGCGTTATGGCAGGCGATATTATCTCGATAGACAAGTCTTCTGGAAAGATCACCAAACTCGGCCGATCGTATGCCCGATCTCGCGACTATGATGCCATGGGTGTCGATACCAAGTTCCTCCAGTGCCCCGATGGAGAGCTCCAAAAGCGCAAGGAGGTTGTTCACACCGTCACACTACACGAGATCGATGTAATCAACTCAAGAACCCAGGGCTTCCTTGCGCTCTTCTCCGGCGATACTGGCGAGATCCGCAGCGAGATCCGAGACCAGATTAACACAAAGGTCGGCGAGTGGAAGGAAGAGGGCAAGGCCGAGATTGTTCCTGGCGTCTTGTTCATTGATGAAGTGCATATGCTCGATATCGAGTGCTTTTCGTACATCAACCGAGCTCTCGAGGACGACCTTGCTCCTGTGGTCATCATGGCCAGCAACCGAGGCAACTCCCGCATCCGCGGCACTGACTACCGCAGCCCTCACGGACTGCCTCTTGACTTCTTGGACCGAGTCGTTATTATCAACACACACGCATACAACCCTGAGGAGATCAAGCAGATCCTGTCCATccgagcccaagaagaggagatcgaTGTGCATCCCGACGCTCTCGCCCTTCTCACAAAGATTGGCCAGGAGGCAGGTCTCCGATACGCCAGTAACCTCATCAGCACCTCGCAACTTGTTTCTGCCAAGAGAAAAGCCAAGCAAGTCGAAGTCGGTGATGTGCAACGCAGCTTCCAGCTCTTCTATGATCCCGCCCGCAGCGTCAAGTTCGTGGCTGAGTCAGAGAAGCGCCTGATCGGCAACACAGGTGCAGTCGACTTCGCAGTAGGCGGAGCGGCCAGCAATGGCGATGAGAAAATGGAtcttagttaattataatgGCGATCACAGCCTGGCGTTAAAAGGGTATTGGGTTGTGAAGATGGTAGACATGAAGTGAGATGGACATCTGTATCATAGTGATTTGGGCGTAGAATGGGATAATACAAAAATCTTCAAACAGCACTCTAAAAATTAGTTTTACTCTCTCTCTACTCCTAGCGCACCATTGATGACATCTCGTTTCAGAGAGGATATCTCCAGATGCGTAGTTGAATTCAGATCTTGTGGTGAGCAGTGAGAAGTCCTGAGATACGAGGTTTCTGCTGCGATTACTATATCTTGCAATTGGGCTTCGAATATATAATTGAAGATAACATGAGGCTTGTAGCTGAGTGTGTGATACCAGTAACAAGCCTAATAGGAGCGGTTTCTAAAAAAACAAAACTATATACCTGAAGTCATGCCACAAACATCACCCCTCTCCCAATATTATTCACGGGCCTGGAGCAGCCCCTTTCAAATCTTTGGGCAGGGCTGAGCATCAGTGGGCGTAATATTAAAGTGCTTCGAGAAGGGGTCATCAGTCGCAATACGAGGAACATGCTCAACAATACTAGCAATACGTTCGGACTGTTCTACACCCCAGAAAGTACTGATAAAGGCAAATATGAGATCCAGTCCAGAAGTGACCTAAGAAGAGTATCGGATTAGGAACATCGACCGATTCGGGAGGTGATCAACGACTTACACCTGAAGAAGACCAGACTTTGCCATCGATGACATAACGAGCGGGAGATACCCAGTTCACTCTAGGACCCATCTCCTTGATAGTTGCCCATGCATTCTTGTTAGTCGTTGCTAAATGCTCATCCAAGACACCCGACCTAGCTGCAACGCCGGCGCCAGTGCAGATGGTCATCAatatcttgaccttgggaTACATCTTTGCAATGTAATCCGTGACAGCCTTGAGACTCGGGTTCCTCGCGCCAGGGCCACCAGGAACAataagaagatcaagatccaGGTCGTCGTTGAATGTATTGGTAGGGGGGATCGTTGGGAAGAAGCTCGAGTTGAACTTGTTCATACCCAACGGGGCTGTGCTAACAGGTTCAAGCGTCTCAGCGATGAGGTGAAGGTTGAGTTGTTGGACACTGAGCGAGAGGATCTGGAGAGGATCTAGAGGACCGAAGACATCGATCATATCGAGAGCCTGGAATAGAACAACTCCAACGTTGCGGATCTGAGAGCCCGTGATGGTGGGGACGATGCCTGGAGTTATACAAGTGGGCTCAGTATCCCGAGAGTAGTAAGGAACATGGTTTTCAGGCCTAGTAGTAGTTGAGGCAGAGCTGGAACTCAAGAGGGCGAGGCCACTGAGAAGAGAAATCGAGAACTGCATGTTCGTGAAGCGCCCTGATATAGAGCTTGCGTCAAGATAGGTATGTTCTGTAGTTGACAAACGCAAGATAGAATAGCAAAGCACACGCCTGTAAATGTTCTTGGACTACAGAGACACTCGACTATATATACTACCTGATATACATACCAAATAAGTAAGACCAAGAAATCCTTCACTCAATCCGTAACAAATCCTCGATCCTCCGTGTTTTCAAAAACCTGCTCAAAATTGCGCTCAGCTTCCGGTAGCCATATGCAGCTCCCCGTCTACCAGTTACAGCCAGTCATTCTCAGGCTTCCGTCTAATTGAaaccttttataattctCCAGAGTGATCAAGCAATCCCTCCTAAACTTGTGAAccaacatcaaggccatcatcttcctcgtaGAGCTTAGACGACTTTAACAGCCTGCAGTGAGAGGTCGTTAGCGATGGAACAATGCCGAGTTTCCGCTGACTATTAGCCAGCCGATAACAAGATCACCTTGACTCGCTTCAGAGGTGCAACCCTGTTCAATTCTCTGTCCGCTTAGTCCCTGAACCCCTTGTTTCCATACTCATCAATTCCCTGATACGACACGTGGTAGGCCTAGGTCGTCATCTTGGCCAATGTCACTCAACAGGCGATCGTCTCTCTAGACTGGTATGGCTTCTTTATTTCATTCTCGTGTTTCTCGTGTAATGTACCTTCTCCAACCGCCTCGTCTCATGGGCTCATCATATAGAGACTAGTTTCTCTACATCTTCCCTCGTTCGTCTTTCGTTATTACCACCTCTTGCTACTTCCATTGGGTATTCAACCACGCCAGTAAGCTGTGACGTCCAGCTGCTTGAAGCCATCTCTCTGTCCGTAGAGAATGTATTTTCCTTCCATGAACTCCTATACGCACCGGGGGACAGTCTTCCAATCCCTTTTGTCCTAATAGAAAACAAACACCGACCAAATCGCATGTCTATACACCGATATATGGCACGCATGGCACTCGATTGAGAAAGGGGGTTCAGATGCGCCCTTCTAGCGCAGCAAGTTGAGCAGCCAGTGCCTCGTTCCCTTTCAGTAGATCCTCCAGCCATTCCGCTGCCATCGCGAGCATAGTACTCTTACTGAAACCGCCTCCGCGAAGGCCAGGAACAAGATCACACAAGTCGTCAAACCCTTCTTTAATCAGAGTGCGCCGTTTTTGTTCACTCTTTATGTGGTTCTCGCGCTTCTGTTCTTCTGAAAGATTCTCTCTCGACACTTTGCTATTGTTTGCTGCGGACTTGCGACGTTTGCCCCCAGCAACGTCATCTGCCACAGCCGAAGTGATGGAACCTGCACGTTCCATTTTAGGTTTCCGCCTCCGCACAGGCTTCGGCGTGACTGTCTCTTCTTGCGCCTCTTCATCTGGAGTATCCTTGTTATTTCTGCTCTTCCGCCTTTTACGGGGGGGCGTATCAGCTTCTTGCACTTTCGTGAGCTCAGTCAATCTGCTATGAGGGAGCGGCCCCTTGGTATGAAGTGGGCTGCTGGGTCGCGTGTTATCGGCGCTCTTACTAGGCTCAAAACATTCAAGAACTTTGAGTTGTTCCTTCGTCAAGGACTCGGCGGTTTCTTTCTCCGAGTTGGGAGTATAGCCTTGAATGCGGTTGAAGTTGGCATCAGAACCCCACTGATATTCGGTAGGCGGTGCTCGATGCTGGCGCTTGTCATGGGATCCCATCATCCAGTCCGGGTAATGTTCTTGCTCGCTTGCTGCAACGCTACGTCGATGGTCTTCCTGGAATTCTTCTATAGGTTGGTGTCGTAGGTGGCC of Fusarium musae strain F31 chromosome 5, whole genome shotgun sequence contains these proteins:
- the RVB2 gene encoding RuvB-like protein 2 gives rise to the protein MAAPVMTVSESKDLRGLNLIAAHSHIRGLGVDATTLEPRAASQGLVGQEKARKAAAVILQMIKDGKIAGRAVLIAGPPSTGKTAIAMGMAQSLGPDVPFTTLASSEIFSLEMSKTEALTQAFRKSIGVRIKEESEIMEGEVVEIQIDRSVTGSAKQGKLTIKTTDMEAVYDMGSKMIDAMTKERVMAGDIISIDKSSGKITKLGRSYARSRDYDAMGVDTKFLQCPDGELQKRKEVVHTVTLHEIDVINSRTQGFLALFSGDTGEIRSEIRDQINTKVGEWKEEGKAEIVPGVLFIDEVHMLDIECFSYINRALEDDLAPVVIMASNRGNSRIRGTDYRSPHGLPLDFLDRVVIINTHAYNPEEIKQILSIRAQEEEIDVHPDALALLTKIGQEAGLRYASNLISTSQLVSAKRKAKQVEVGDVQRSFQLFYDPARSVKFVAESEKRLIGNTGAVDFAVGGAASNGDEKMDLS
- a CDS encoding hypothetical protein (EggNog:ENOG41), which encodes MPSFGEGLNFSDTWLELPPHFMGSSTSFGQQPGSSLGEPAQGLSHSLNEFHGMAPLGSHIMPPPPPPPSHLQHQTEHRHTPDDVLNAAATLLQNGANQRQNSNGIDTSVQRHPIGPPVGHLRHQPIEEFQEDHRRSVAASEQEHYPDWMMGSHDKRQHRAPPTEYQWGSDANFNRIQGYTPNSEKETAESLTKEQLKVLECFEPSKSADNTRPSSPLHTKGPLPHSRLTELTKVQEADTPPRKRRKSRNNKDTPDEEAQEETVTPKPVRRRKPKMERAGSITSAVADDVAGGKRRKSAANNSKVSRENLSEEQKRENHIKSEQKRRTLIKEGFDDLCDLVPGLRGGGFSKSTMLAMAAEWLEDLLKGNEALAAQLAALEGRI